A region of the Stigmatopora nigra isolate UIUO_SnigA chromosome 10, RoL_Snig_1.1, whole genome shotgun sequence genome:
ATAAAAAGTCATTATTGTCATGTTTTGATGTCCTCTATCACTATATTGCTTATGATTATAATAATATGATTTCATACGTGCAACACAAATGCGATATGATGAATAAATGCCCAATTTtttaggtggaaaagggaaaacagatGAAAATAAAGTCCAAATCCCACACTTAACTACTTTATCACTGTATTAATTATGTTTATTAAAAGTGTGACCTAACTGTCCATAATTAGATGtcctaattattatttttaggtggaaaagggaaaacaagagGGCCAAAATGTAAACACCAGACAAGcgtgtattgtttttttcatgattgCTTTAATGCGAACACCTTGGTTTAAAAGCAATTTGTACATTCATTTGGACACCTACATTCCAGGTGTGTTGGTTGATTTCCACTCACTCAATAATAATCATACACATATTACATATTCAATATGTATAAGTATTTCTCCTTCATAAAGGAGGACGTCGAAATTCACCGTCCAAAATAGGGGAACGGCAAAACGCAAATATTGCGCAAGAACTTGTCAGCCTTCACAAAAGGTGACTCCACCTCAAAGTTCTACCAGCTTTCTACCAGGGCCTCCAATGGACGCTTCCGGCCGAGCCCTCCACTGTCTTTTTCGTGGTTTTGTCCGCCAAGAGCGCCCCGCCTCCGCGGACTTCCCGGAGTCTCCTGAGGAAGCAGACGGTCATCTCCAGGACGTCGGCCTTCTCCATTTTGGAATCCGGTTGTTGTTGGAGGAATTCCGGAGCCAAGAGCGACTTCAGCTGCTCGATGCACAAGTTGATGCGCTCGCGACGGAGCTTCTCCACCTGAGGTTTGCGAATCTGACAAGAGGGACAAAGTCCAGGTGAGCGCCCAACAAAGACGTAATGATAAAGATGAGCATGATGAAGATGATTGTGATGAAGATGATTGTGAATTGTGATGAAGAGGACCATGATGAAAATGAACGGGATGAAGATGATGGTGATGAAGAGGACCGTGATGAAGATGATGGTGGATTGTGATGAAGATGATGGTGGATTGTGATGAAGATGATGGTGGATTGTGATGAAGATGGCTGTGATGAAGATGATTGCGATGAAGATGATGGTGATGAAGATGATGGTGGATTGTGATGAAGAGGTCTGTGATGAAGATGATTTTGGATTCTGATGAAGATGACCATGATGAAGATGATTGTGGGTTGTGATGAAGATGACCGTAATGAAGATGATTCTAATGAAGATTATTTTGGATTGTGATGAAGATGACCGTGATGAAGATTGTGGATTGTGATAAAGAATTGTGATAAAGAATTGTGATGAAGATGATTGTGATGAAGATGATTGTGATGAAGATGACTAATGAAGATGACTATGATGAAAATGACCATGATGAAGATGGCCGTGATGAAGCCCAACGTACCTTGTGAATGAGAATTTTGTGAGGAGCGCCTTGAAGAAAGATGGTGGGCGCCATGGCTGCGCAAAATGCCAAATCTTCTGGTTTGGCGTCTCCCATTTATAGTACCGCATCTCCATATCAATGCCACTTTGCCGCTTTCTCTCACTGCCAGCCAATCGGGATGCAGCCTTCAATGCTTCCGTCTCAGGGGAATGccggaggggggcggggctaagCGGGGGGTCCGTGCCAATGTGGGAAAGTGTTGACCCTGTCCCATCCACATCTGTTGGAGACAAAGACTTTGATTGGGCAGATTACAGTACAATCCATTTAGAATGGGAGGGGCCAATGAAGGAGtcatattttgttcattttttgaatTTGAAATTGTTCGCATTGAAGAAAACATGGCGTCCAAAAGTCTGTGAATGCAAAACCATTTTAGAAACCTGGAATTTCTGCAATTTGGacttcaagaagaaaaaaaaacttttcaaaataaaacctcaGTGAGTCTTAGACCTCATTAATGCGGGAATGGCGGCCCGGGCCTGGGAATCCCACACAAGTCTACATTCCCGCTGACCTTTTgaccccaaaacaaaacaacaaaagaaaagaaaccagGAGTTCCCATTGCTCCCGAATGGGAGGGCCGGCGTAAAAGTGAGGGTGTGTTTGTCATCAATGCCACTGCCAAGCAGACACGCTTCTTTTGTGCGCTCAATGGAAGCCGCTGTGGGAAAGGCCAGGAAAGCCACTCACACTCCGCGGTGGACAATGGACCAAGAGGGCGGGGCTAGGGGGAGTCCATTAGGGGGAGGACCCTGGGAGCGTGGGGGGAGGCGGCTTTAAAGGTTTTCCATCAAGACCCTCATTCATTCCAAGCCACATTCTCAGccaaaataccatttttttgtgctgccTTCGTTCATTCACCaggctcgcagggggtgctggagcctatcccaacaaaCTATAGGCAacggggataccctgaatcgacAACCAGCCAAGgcgcaaggagacaaaggacgaccaatcatagctaagggctAATTTTTAGAGGGTTAGCagc
Encoded here:
- the LOC144203438 gene encoding enhancer of split m3 protein-like; this encodes MGDAKPEDLAFCAAMAPTIFLQGAPHKILIHKIRKPQVEKLRRERINLCIEQLKSLLAPEFLQQQPDSKMEKADVLEMTVCFLRRLREVRGGGALLADKTTKKTVEGSAGSVHWRPW